The following are encoded together in the Bacteroidales bacterium genome:
- a CDS encoding dihydroorotate dehydrogenase: MTDLSIKIHNLELRNPVMTASGTFGYGWEYEDFVDFNRMGGIIVKATTGSNREGNRYPRLAETHKGMLNAIGLQNKGVDYFVNEIYPRIKDYPTNMIVNVSGSTIEEYEAVAEKINELENIPAIELNISCPNVKEGGMAFGTSCASAQSVTKAVRRLYKKTLIVKLSPNVTNIAEIAKAVEDEGADCLSLINTLLGMAIDAEKRTPILSTVTGGLSGPAVKPIALRMVWQVHRAVTIPLIGIGGISSATDAIEFMLAGASAIQVGTANFIDPSVTMKIVDGIEEYLVRHRISAVKDLIGGLRVV; the protein is encoded by the coding sequence ATGACAGACCTCAGCATCAAAATACACAACCTCGAACTTCGCAACCCGGTGATGACGGCTTCCGGAACCTTCGGTTATGGCTGGGAGTATGAAGATTTTGTTGATTTTAATCGCATGGGCGGCATTATTGTGAAAGCCACCACGGGTTCGAACCGCGAAGGTAACCGCTATCCACGTCTCGCTGAAACGCACAAAGGCATGCTCAATGCTATTGGTCTTCAAAACAAGGGCGTTGATTATTTTGTGAACGAGATTTATCCCAGAATAAAGGACTATCCCACCAACATGATCGTGAATGTTTCGGGTTCAACCATCGAGGAATATGAAGCCGTTGCAGAAAAAATTAATGAGTTGGAAAATATTCCTGCCATTGAACTGAATATTTCATGCCCAAATGTAAAGGAAGGCGGAATGGCTTTTGGAACCAGTTGTGCATCGGCACAGTCTGTAACCAAAGCGGTTCGCAGACTTTATAAGAAAACGCTGATTGTGAAATTATCGCCCAATGTGACTAACATTGCTGAGATCGCAAAGGCGGTGGAAGACGAGGGCGCAGATTGCCTTTCGTTGATCAACACCTTACTGGGCATGGCCATTGATGCCGAAAAACGAACTCCCATACTCAGTACAGTTACGGGCGGCTTATCAGGCCCGGCTGTGAAACCCATTGCGTTGCGAATGGTTTGGCAAGTCCATCGGGCTGTAACAATTCCATTGATCGGAATTGGAGGGATCTCTTCTGCTACCGATGCCATTGAGTTTATGCTGGCCGGTGCTTCAGCCATTCAGGTCGGTACCGCCAATTTTATTGATCCTTCAGTTACAATGAAAATTGTGGATGGCATTGAAGAATATCTTGTCCGCCACCGGATAAGCGCTGTTAAAGATTTGATTGGAGGGTTAAGGGTAGTTTAA